The following proteins are co-located in the Maridesulfovibrio sp. genome:
- the tsaA gene encoding tRNA (N6-threonylcarbamoyladenosine(37)-N6)-methyltransferase TrmO, translating into MALPEKDAIIFHPIGLIRSPFDSLEGMPIQPSGAKDVEGRIELHGALEEGLQDLEGFSHIILLYHFHKNEGYKLKLIPFMDNEERGVFSTRAPRRPNMIGMSTVELIRIEGNILHIKGVDVLDGSPLIDIKPYVKKFDAVPADRFGWLEKNADKSEILKSDERFVED; encoded by the coding sequence ATGGCTTTACCTGAAAAAGATGCCATAATTTTTCACCCCATCGGTCTCATTCGTTCTCCTTTTGATTCGCTTGAAGGAATGCCAATTCAGCCTTCCGGAGCAAAAGATGTTGAAGGAAGAATTGAACTGCACGGAGCCTTGGAAGAAGGCTTGCAGGATCTCGAAGGGTTCTCTCACATTATTTTGCTGTATCATTTTCATAAAAATGAAGGATACAAGCTGAAGCTTATACCATTTATGGACAATGAAGAGAGGGGGGTGTTCTCCACTCGTGCCCCGCGCAGGCCGAATATGATCGGAATGTCTACCGTGGAATTGATTCGTATTGAGGGCAATATCCTTCATATCAAAGGTGTGGACGTTCTTGATGGATCTCCTCTGATTGACATTAAGCCTTATGTGAAAAAATTTGATGCTGTTCCTGCCGACCGTTTCGGTTGGCTGGAAAAAAATGCGGATAAATCTGAGATTTTGAAGTCGGACGAGCGGTTTGTGGAAGATTAA
- a CDS encoding M20/M25/M40 family metallo-hydrolase — MINQERILELFFDLVRIDSPSLKEKEVAVYLREKMEKRGFKVSEDKAGELTGGNTGNLIVHVSATGEGEPITFSAHMDCVQPCIGVEPIIDGDVVRSAGDTVLGGDDKAGIAMAIEALNHLEEESIPHPDVYFVFSICEESGMHGAKNLDTDLLPAKDIVILDSSGDVGTIVVAAPAKAAINITFIGKSAHAGIAPEEGISAIQIAAEAVSKMNLLRIDECTTANLGRIEGGSATNIVADSVTLTAEARSLHDDSLKKQLEHMEACCAAAVEKVGGEYKFEYEISYPALKVADDSKVLARVEDACKNIGVTPKRVPTGGGSDANILYGKGFNAVTLGIGMSKVHTTEEFIKIESLTSCAELVAEIMKS, encoded by the coding sequence ATGATAAATCAAGAACGAATTCTTGAATTGTTTTTTGATCTTGTTCGCATTGACAGTCCTTCTCTTAAAGAAAAAGAGGTTGCCGTTTATCTTCGTGAAAAAATGGAGAAAAGAGGCTTCAAAGTTAGTGAAGACAAAGCTGGTGAGTTGACCGGAGGTAATACCGGTAACCTTATCGTACATGTCTCTGCTACGGGAGAAGGGGAGCCTATTACTTTTTCCGCACATATGGACTGCGTGCAGCCCTGCATTGGCGTTGAGCCGATCATTGATGGCGATGTCGTCCGCAGTGCCGGAGATACTGTTCTTGGTGGTGACGACAAGGCCGGGATAGCCATGGCTATTGAAGCACTCAATCATTTGGAGGAAGAATCAATTCCTCATCCCGACGTTTATTTCGTATTTTCCATCTGTGAAGAGTCAGGCATGCATGGTGCCAAGAATCTGGATACGGATTTACTTCCGGCTAAAGATATTGTCATTCTCGATTCAAGCGGAGATGTAGGCACTATCGTTGTTGCGGCACCCGCTAAGGCTGCAATTAATATTACCTTTATCGGTAAATCTGCTCATGCTGGAATTGCACCGGAAGAGGGTATTAGTGCTATTCAGATTGCGGCTGAAGCTGTTTCCAAGATGAACCTGCTGCGCATTGATGAATGCACCACTGCAAACCTTGGACGTATTGAGGGCGGCAGCGCAACCAATATTGTTGCCGACTCAGTAACCCTGACCGCTGAAGCCCGTTCTCTGCATGATGATTCTCTCAAAAAGCAGCTTGAGCATATGGAAGCATGCTGCGCTGCTGCTGTTGAGAAAGTCGGCGGGGAGTATAAGTTTGAATATGAAATTTCATATCCTGCCCTTAAGGTGGCTGATGACAGTAAAGTACTGGCCCGGGTCGAAGATGCCTGCAAAAATATAGGTGTTACTCCCAAAAGAGTTCCTACCGGTGGCGGCAGTGACGCGAATATTCTTTACGGTAAAGGTTTTAATGCTGTCACCTTGGGAATTGGAATGAGCAAGGTGCACACCACAGAAGAGTTTATTAAAATCGAAAGTTTAACCAGTTGCGCTGAGCTGGTGGCTGAAATTATGAAAAGCTAG
- a CDS encoding lectin-like protein — MKYFNVLCVTCFVFLLSSVPAFASTFTFGNSEYTIVQSMGISWDEAKLAAENAGGHLVTITSSEENNFLKNTVFQGNDKAYWLGAYQTGDENRQNPTSNWHWVTGEDWNYTDWYSAEPNNSRIDEFHLSADQRFNYQWNDEGSAVSSMINGYVIEKPTAPTPIPGAIWLLGASLIGLFGIKKKFAK, encoded by the coding sequence ATGAAGTATTTTAATGTATTATGTGTCACGTGTTTTGTTTTCTTATTAAGCAGCGTACCTGCTTTCGCCTCAACATTTACTTTTGGCAATTCAGAATACACAATTGTCCAATCTATGGGTATTAGTTGGGATGAAGCGAAACTTGCTGCAGAAAATGCCGGTGGGCATCTGGTAACCATTACGTCATCAGAAGAAAACAATTTCCTAAAAAACACAGTATTTCAGGGAAACGATAAGGCATACTGGCTTGGAGCTTACCAGACTGGTGATGAGAATAGGCAAAATCCTACTTCCAACTGGCATTGGGTCACTGGCGAAGATTGGAATTATACCGACTGGTACAGCGCAGAGCCCAATAACTCTCGAATTGACGAGTTCCACTTGAGCGCAGACCAAAGATTTAACTACCAGTGGAACGATGAAGGATCTGCCGTTTCATCCATGATTAACGGCTACGTGATTGAAAAGCCAACTGCTCCCACACCTATTCCAGGCGCAATCTGGCTTCTCGGAGCTTCTTTGATCGGACTTTTCGGAATCAAAAAGAAATTTGCGAAATAA
- a CDS encoding HypC/HybG/HupF family hydrogenase formation chaperone: MCLAIPVQIKSIEDQVAKCKVGEGETYLDASLMLLADEVEIGDYLIVHAGFALRKLDPKEAEETLKILRDMVALTEAERNKACNA, translated from the coding sequence ATGTGTTTAGCTATTCCTGTTCAGATTAAGTCCATTGAAGATCAAGTTGCAAAATGTAAGGTAGGCGAGGGTGAAACATACCTTGATGCTTCGCTTATGCTTTTGGCTGATGAAGTTGAAATTGGCGACTATCTCATTGTTCATGCCGGATTTGCGTTACGCAAGCTCGATCCCAAAGAAGCGGAAGAAACCCTGAAAATTTTACGCGATATGGTTGCATTGACCGAAGCTGAAAGAAATAAAGCCTGTAACGCTTAA
- a CDS encoding HyaD/HybD family hydrogenase maturation endopeptidase gives MTEEKKILVLGVGNILFTDEGIGVKVVNELMNQYSFSDNVEVMDGGTLGTKLMGPMMECDFLIVVDAVLGNDEPGSVYRLTGEDLRRSLAFKDSMHQTDLLDTMVLCELCDRRPECVVIGVEPKDYQTMHDEVSDVTLERLPFMMEKVLEEVSAAGGSYEKMA, from the coding sequence ATGACAGAAGAGAAAAAGATTTTAGTTCTTGGGGTGGGAAACATACTTTTCACTGATGAAGGTATCGGCGTGAAGGTGGTAAATGAGCTGATGAATCAGTACTCATTTTCAGATAACGTTGAAGTAATGGACGGCGGCACACTTGGCACCAAGTTGATGGGGCCTATGATGGAATGCGATTTCCTGATCGTAGTGGATGCCGTTCTGGGTAATGACGAGCCCGGTTCGGTTTACCGCTTGACAGGAGAGGATTTGCGTAGGAGTCTGGCTTTTAAGGATTCAATGCATCAGACAGACCTGCTCGATACAATGGTCCTGTGCGAGTTGTGCGACAGACGTCCTGAATGTGTGGTTATCGGTGTGGAGCCGAAGGACTATCAGACCATGCATGATGAGGTTTCTGATGTGACGCTGGAGCGGCTTCCTTTCATGATGGAAAAGGTGCTTGAGGAAGTTTCCGCAGCCGGCGGCAGTTATGAAAAGATGGCCTAG
- a CDS encoding nickel-dependent hydrogenase large subunit, producing MSGCKAKSGPAVMATPYDKKYTGPVIVDPLTRIEGHLKIEVEVENGKVSNVWSSSQLFRGLEIILKGRDPRDAQHFTQRSCGVCTYTHALASTRCVDNAVGVDKNLPENARLIRNLVLGAQYLHDHIVHFYHLHALDWVDVVSALQADPVKAAKIANSQSTRVTKAEDLKAVQEKLKKFVDSGQLGIFTNAYFLGGHDAYYLRPEENLIATAHYLEGLHLQVKAARAMAVFGAKNPHTQFTIVGGVTCYDSLTPKRIQEFKDLYNETMAFVNECYIPDLLMVASYYKDWAGIGGTTNFLTFGEFPDVEADINSRFLEQGVIMNRDLSNVMDFNPDSIKEDISHSWYNGNSSLHPYEGETEPKYTNYEDRDRYSWMKAPRYKGESMEVGPLAQMLVSYARGNKNVVPVVNHVLSTLGVGPEALFSTLGRTAARGIETVVAGNKMVEWVNNLEDNVASGNTDLAVEWEMPDEAEGVGFVGAPRGGLSHWIKIKGGKIENFQLVVPSTWNLGPRCNQNKMSAVEEALMGTPIADPKRPVEILRTVHSYDPCIACGVHVIDAHTNEVHKFKIL from the coding sequence ATGTCTGGTTGCAAGGCTAAATCGGGCCCCGCTGTAATGGCGACCCCTTATGATAAAAAATACACCGGTCCGGTGATTGTCGACCCGCTTACCCGAATTGAGGGTCACCTCAAGATCGAAGTAGAGGTCGAAAACGGTAAAGTAAGTAACGTATGGAGTAGCTCTCAGCTCTTCCGCGGTCTGGAAATTATCCTTAAAGGACGTGACCCCCGCGATGCTCAGCATTTTACCCAGCGTTCCTGCGGTGTATGTACTTATACTCACGCACTGGCTTCCACCCGTTGCGTAGATAACGCTGTTGGTGTCGATAAGAACCTGCCTGAAAACGCACGTCTTATCCGTAACCTCGTACTGGGCGCCCAGTATCTGCATGACCATATCGTGCATTTCTATCATCTGCATGCCCTTGACTGGGTTGATGTCGTAAGTGCGCTTCAGGCTGATCCCGTCAAGGCTGCCAAGATTGCAAACAGCCAGTCAACTCGCGTGACCAAAGCTGAAGATCTCAAGGCTGTTCAGGAAAAACTGAAAAAGTTTGTTGATTCCGGCCAGCTCGGTATCTTCACCAATGCTTACTTTCTCGGTGGGCATGATGCTTACTACCTGCGCCCCGAAGAAAACCTCATTGCAACTGCTCACTATCTTGAAGGTCTGCATCTTCAGGTTAAGGCTGCCCGCGCAATGGCTGTTTTCGGTGCAAAGAACCCCCATACCCAGTTCACTATTGTGGGCGGCGTAACCTGCTATGATTCCTTGACTCCGAAACGTATTCAGGAATTCAAGGATCTTTATAACGAAACTATGGCATTTGTTAACGAATGCTACATTCCCGATCTGCTGATGGTCGCATCTTACTACAAAGACTGGGCCGGAATCGGCGGTACTACCAACTTCCTGACCTTCGGTGAGTTCCCGGATGTGGAAGCTGATATCAATAGCCGTTTCCTTGAGCAGGGCGTAATCATGAACCGTGACCTCAGCAATGTCATGGATTTCAACCCTGATTCCATCAAAGAAGATATCAGCCATAGCTGGTATAACGGTAACTCTTCCCTCCATCCGTACGAAGGTGAAACCGAACCCAAGTACACCAACTACGAAGACCGTGACCGCTATTCTTGGATGAAGGCTCCTCGTTACAAAGGCGAATCCATGGAAGTTGGTCCGCTGGCACAGATGCTGGTTTCCTACGCTCGCGGTAACAAGAACGTTGTTCCTGTTGTTAATCACGTTCTCTCCACTCTCGGAGTTGGACCTGAAGCACTGTTCTCCACTCTTGGTAGAACCGCTGCCCGTGGTATCGAAACCGTTGTTGCCGGTAACAAGATGGTTGAGTGGGTTAACAACCTCGAAGACAACGTTGCTTCCGGTAATACCGATCTCGCAGTTGAATGGGAAATGCCCGATGAAGCTGAAGGTGTCGGATTTGTTGGCGCACCTCGCGGTGGTCTGTCTCACTGGATCAAGATCAAGGGCGGCAAGATCGAAAACTTCCAGCTTGTTGTACCTTCCACATGGAACCTCGGTCCCCGTTGTAACCAGAACAAGATGTCCGCAGTTGAGGAAGCACTCATGGGAACACCCATTGCTGATCCCAAGCGTCCTGTTGAAATTCTGCGTACTGTTCACTCCTATGACCCCTGTATCGCCTGCGGCGTACACGTCATCGATGCTCACACCAACGAAGTTCACAAGTTCAAGATTCTCTAG
- a CDS encoding hydrogenase small subunit codes for MKFSVGLGKDGAEERLEQNGVSRRDFMKFCATTAAVMGMGPAFAPTVAEALTQKKRPSVVYLHAAECTGCSEAVLRTVSPYIDALILDTISLDYHETIMAAAGHAAEEALHEAVNSPEGFICVVEGGIPTIEGGAWGKVGGKTMLEIVQEIVPHAKATICIGTCACYGGVQAAAPNPSQAKGVSEALGGVTTVNLPGCPTNPFNFVGTVVHYLTKGIPELDDVGRPTLFYGESVHDNCPRLKHFDNDEFAPSFSSEEAKKGYCLYELGCKGPDTYNNCPKVKFNQTNWPVEAGHPCIGCSEPDFWDEMSPFYEQG; via the coding sequence ATGAAATTCTCTGTGGGACTCGGAAAAGATGGAGCGGAAGAACGCCTTGAGCAGAATGGCGTCTCCCGCCGCGATTTCATGAAGTTCTGCGCAACAACCGCCGCTGTTATGGGAATGGGACCTGCTTTTGCGCCGACTGTAGCGGAAGCCCTGACTCAGAAAAAGCGTCCTTCTGTTGTCTATCTGCATGCAGCCGAATGTACCGGCTGTTCAGAAGCTGTTCTTCGTACTGTTTCTCCTTATATTGATGCTCTTATTCTCGACACCATTTCCCTCGACTACCATGAAACTATCATGGCTGCCGCCGGTCATGCCGCAGAAGAAGCACTGCATGAAGCAGTGAATTCTCCAGAAGGCTTCATCTGCGTTGTTGAGGGAGGTATCCCGACTATTGAAGGTGGAGCATGGGGTAAAGTTGGTGGTAAAACCATGCTTGAAATCGTGCAGGAAATCGTTCCTCACGCAAAAGCAACCATCTGCATCGGTACCTGCGCCTGCTACGGCGGTGTTCAGGCTGCTGCACCCAACCCGTCTCAAGCCAAAGGCGTTTCCGAAGCTCTCGGTGGCGTAACTACTGTAAACCTGCCCGGTTGCCCGACCAACCCGTTCAACTTTGTAGGTACTGTTGTTCATTACCTGACCAAGGGAATCCCCGAACTCGACGATGTCGGCCGTCCGACCCTTTTCTACGGTGAGTCCGTGCATGACAACTGTCCGAGACTCAAGCATTTTGACAATGATGAATTTGCACCTTCCTTCTCATCTGAAGAAGCTAAAAAAGGCTACTGCCTCTACGAACTCGGATGCAAAGGTCCGGACACCTACAACAACTGTCCGAAAGTCAAGTTTAATCAGACCAACTGGCCTGTTGAGGCCGGTCACCCCTGCATCGGTTGCAGTGAGCCCGATTTCTGGGATGAAATGAGTCCGTTCTACGAGCAGGGCTAG